In Gordonia phthalatica, one genomic interval encodes:
- the mftB gene encoding mycofactocin biosynthesis chaperone MftB (MftB, a small protein, is a peptide chaperone that assists the radical SAM enzyme MftC in performing two modifications to the C-terminal Val-Tyr dipeptide of the mycofactocin precursor peptide, MftA. MftB's role is analogous to the role of PqqD in the biosynthesis of PQQ, a cofactor that derives entirely from a Tyr and a Glu in the precursor PqqA.) — MTAPSTTASGGPAAAGSGTPESAFDPTRAWALNPKVALRPEPFGALLYHFGTRKLSFLKNLVVVDLVQALTEHPSADAAMAAVGIADSERPLYLQALSALSTSGMILEVTSDAHTTQE, encoded by the coding sequence ATGACGGCTCCATCGACCACTGCTTCCGGCGGCCCCGCGGCCGCCGGAAGCGGTACCCCGGAATCTGCATTCGATCCGACGCGCGCCTGGGCGCTCAACCCCAAGGTGGCGCTGCGTCCGGAACCGTTCGGCGCGCTGCTGTACCACTTCGGCACCCGCAAGCTCTCGTTCCTGAAGAACCTCGTCGTCGTCGACCTGGTCCAGGCCCTGACCGAGCATCCGAGCGCCGACGCCGCGATGGCGGCCGTCGGCATCGCCGACAGCGAGCGACCGCTGTACCTGCAAGCCCTCTCTGCCCTGAGCACGTCCGGGATGATCCTCGAGGTCACGTCCGACGCGCACACGACCCAGGAGTGA
- the mftA gene encoding mycofactocin precursor MftA (Mycofactocin is a small molecule electron carrier derived from the final two amino acids, Val-Tyr, of MftA, the mycofactocin precursor. It plays a role in redox homeostasis and the metabolism of alcohols and aldehydes in Actinobacteria, including Mycobacterium tuberculosis.): MADQANSTQQDLVAESLVEEVSIDGMCGVY; this comes from the coding sequence ATGGCCGATCAGGCGAACTCGACCCAGCAGGATCTCGTTGCTGAGTCGCTGGTGGAGGAAGTGTCCATCGACGGGATGTGTGGCGTCTACTGA
- the mftR gene encoding mycofactocin system transcriptional regulator (MftR, the mycofactocin system transcriptional regulator, is an uncharacterized TetR family DNA-binding transcription factor. Its role is inferred by context. It occurs as part of the biosynthesis locus for mycofactocin, a partially characterized electron carrier derived from the terminal Val-Tyr dipeptide of the precursor peptide MftA, through a radical SAM enzyme-mediated process.) encodes MTRSGRSGVLGGRPAATTRGRLSSIAIDLFTTRGFDETSVDDIATAAGIARRTLFRYYPSKNSIPWGEFDEHLDGLRDLLRASPADAPLGVTLRDALIAFNTVPDSERAEHRQRMSLLLGVPALQAHSMIMYADWRRVIADHCAARLDVPAESHIPQTVAWLTLGTALAAYDQWLLDDDADLTALLRAGSDVLIHGVSSLTA; translated from the coding sequence ATGACCAGATCGGGACGCAGCGGAGTCCTCGGAGGGCGGCCGGCGGCCACCACCCGCGGTCGACTCAGCAGCATCGCGATCGACCTGTTCACCACTCGCGGATTCGACGAGACCAGCGTCGACGACATCGCCACCGCCGCAGGCATCGCGCGGCGCACCCTGTTCCGGTACTACCCGTCGAAGAACTCGATTCCGTGGGGCGAGTTCGACGAGCACCTCGACGGTCTGCGCGACCTCCTGCGCGCCAGCCCCGCCGACGCGCCGCTCGGCGTCACCCTGCGCGACGCCCTGATCGCGTTCAACACCGTCCCCGACTCCGAGCGCGCCGAGCATCGACAGCGGATGTCGCTGCTGCTGGGAGTGCCTGCCCTACAGGCGCATTCGATGATCATGTACGCCGACTGGCGTCGCGTGATCGCCGATCACTGCGCCGCCCGACTCGACGTCCCGGCCGAGTCCCACATCCCGCAGACCGTCGCCTGGCTGACCCTCGGCACCGCCCTGGCCGCCTACGACCAGTGGCTGCTGGACGACGACGCCGACCTGACCGCCCTGCTCCGCGCGGGCAGCGACGTGTTGATCCACGGAGTGTCGTCGCTGACGGCGTGA